TCAAAAGAGGAATCCTCCTTAAGTATTTCAACTATATCCGTTCCCAGTTGACCATTTGCGCCAATGACCGCAACCCTCATCAGATAAACCACCTCAAAAGACCCATCCCCTCTTAATTGCCTCCTTTAGTGTCGGCCATTTCTTGTCTTTTTCCGAGACTACTGGATTATCAACGGGCCAGTTTATGCCTATCTCTGGATCGTTCCAGATTATTCCGCCCTCGTGGTCTGGCGCGTAGACGTTGTCCACCTTGTAGACTACTTCAGCAACGTCACTAAGCACGACAAAGCCATGGGCAAAGCCCTTTGGAATGTAGAGTTGCCACTTGTTGTGCTCGGAGAGTATGACCCCTATGTACTTGCCAAACGTTGGTGAGTCCCTCCTTAAATCCACGGCAACATCGTAGATAACACCTCGTATGACCCTAACAATTTTGGCCTGAGCGTAGGGCTCGCGCTGGAAGTGGAGACCCCTTAAAACACCGTATTTCGAGCGAGAGTGATTGTCTTGAATAAATTCCTCCTTTATCCCTGCTTTCTCAAAATCCGGTTTTTTGTAAGTCTCCATGAAAAAGCCCCTCTCATCTTCAAAAACACGGGGTTTGATTAGAATAACATCTGGAATTTCAAGGTGTCTGAACTCGAACGGCACTTTTACCACCCTATCTTCCACGGTGTTGGGTGGAGAATCTTCTCGTTTACCAGTGGCCTCCACCACC
This genomic stretch from Thermococcus sp. harbors:
- the rfbC gene encoding dTDP-4-dehydrorhamnose 3,5-epimerase; the encoded protein is MPFEFRHLEIPDVILIKPRVFEDERGFFMETYKKPDFEKAGIKEEFIQDNHSRSKYGVLRGLHFQREPYAQAKIVRVIRGVIYDVAVDLRRDSPTFGKYIGVILSEHNKWQLYIPKGFAHGFVVLSDVAEVVYKVDNVYAPDHEGGIIWNDPEIGINWPVDNPVVSEKDKKWPTLKEAIKRGWVF